The Schizosaccharomyces pombe strain 972h- genome assembly, chromosome: I genome contains a region encoding:
- the trk2 gene encoding plasma membrane potassium ion transmembrane transporter Trk2: MFVRYRRFLRRKILYRFYHAVIGFFYKRFRFLEYHYSFIIGMTILCSVILYGSGNLRYIDALLLASGSCTQTGLQPVDLTQISIYQQLTILLFGVLSTPITVNLGLTLFKLYFYNKRYDMVITNNKLRMTYTYHTVRRRDTPEPSKVGNRKIRVLLDQGNQMHRPVAPETKAEEAEHQENEKHHRHHFRLRKFANAIDRPSFFRGNTMPALPSYAGVRNSQENEDRTEALSPALGKRRMASIDNGSLSVVQNNARNNPVDFYIPSSFEESSFQTIPEDFEPQVHDHENQTQLNHHLDNNSSISSHNPSLETANDGNQETVSSSNSNYSTTRVDNDPHVASYSPQNSNFDHQAAATTNDAHQNVVRGSAITIAPTPVPRHNRRPIYFADDTNGAEQEKGAHRLDGRGRKRGKSFAVTPTLHRNERSMSVLPFQLAKSFTSALPRRLTFNRTHTKASTMSLPYLSYNATVGRNSAFYALTPVEREELAGIEYESLRILTVILVVYFLFWHILGLVAFLIFIYTAKTSGRVVTDGGINRGWWAAFTSSSLFDNLGYSLNSDSLNSFQKAIFPQVLGTILIFLGNTFFPIMLRFIIWIMIRTTRFSPNFQQALYFLFEHPRRSFTLLFPSKTTWVLFLNLTLLNFASFFFFMVLDLGNSYVDKIPVGYRIMNAIFQNAATRSAGFTVVDLSQIAPAVMVTYMFMMYISAYPIAMSIRQTNVYEERSLGIYAADTENDDDNNINNNNNDNNTPKRKNFLMDHIQRQLSHDLWYLFLGYFIITIVEGRRLESEAEPQFTLFAILFEVISGYGTVGLSLGYKNDPSLTAQFRKISKLVMVALQIRGRHRGLPSALDRAVLMPSDKNFDREEEDYMRRHGKKNTNRADPVPSS, translated from the exons ATGTTTGTACGATATAGAAGGTTTTTAAGAAGGAAAATATTATACAGATTTTATCATGCAGTTATCGGGTTTTTCTACAAACGGTTCCGGTTCCTTGAATACCATT ATTCTTTTATAATAGGAATGACTATTTTATGTTCAGTAATATTGTATGGGTCGGGAAATTTGCGCTACATAGATGCTTTGTTGTTGGCTTCTGGTTCTTGTACTCAGACTGGCTTGCAGCCTGTGGACCTCACGCAGATATCCATTTACCAACAG TTAACTATTCTCCTTTTTGGAGTTTTGAGTACACCAATTACTGTGAACCTGGGCTTGACTTTGTTTAAGCTGTACTTCTATAACAAGCGATATGACATGGTCataacaaataataaacttaGGATGACATATACTTATCACACTGTAAGAAGAAGGGATACTCCAGAGCCTTCCAAAGTTGGCAATCGAAAAATTCGGGTTTTGTTAGACCAGGGTAATCAAATGCACCGGCCAGTTGCCCCAGAGACTAAGGCTGAGGAAGCTGAACACCAAGAGAATGAAAAACATCACAGGCACCATTTTCGTCTAAGGAAATTTGCTAATGCAATCGATCGCCCAAGCTTCTTTCGCGGGAATACCATGCCCGCTCTCCCTAGTTATGCAGGTGTTAGAAATTCtcaagaaaatgaagacaGAACTGAAGCATTAAGTCCAGCTCTTGGGAAACGAAGAATGGCATCAATCGACAATGGATCTTTATCCGTTGTACAAAACAATGCTAGAAATAATCCTGTCGACTTTTACATTCCTAGTTCGTTTGAAGAATCATCTTTTCAAACAATTCCTGAGGATTTTGAGCCTCAAGTACATGACCACGAGAATCAAACACAACTGAACCATCATCTGGATAACAACAGTTCTATCTCTTCGCACAATCCTTCCCTAGAAACTGCAAATGATGGTAATCAGGAAACTGTTTCATCCTCAAACTCAAACTACAGCACAACAAGAGTTGACAATGATCCACATGTAGCATCTTATTCACCTCAAAATTCGAATTTTGATCATCAGGCTGCTGCAACTACTAACGATGCACATCAAAATGTAGTACGCGGCTCTGCAATTACCATTGCACCAACCCCTGTTCCCAGGCATAATCGCAGGCCTATATATTTTGCTG ATGACACGAATGGAGCTGAGCAGGAAAAAGGTGCTCATCGACTTGATGGACGAGGTAGAAAACGTGGTAAATCATTTGCTGTTACACCTACACTTCACAGGAATGAGCGCTCAATGTCTGTCCTACCATTTCAATTAGCCAAATCATTTACATCTGCTCTTCCTCGAAGACTCACATTCAACCGTACTCACACGAAAGCTAGCACAATGAGTTTACCTTATTTATCGTACAATGCAACAGTGGGCAGAAATTCTGCATTTTATGCCTTAACTCCAGTGGAGAGAGAAGAATTGGCGGGAATTGAATATGAATCTCTCAGGATATTGACTGTCATATTAGTGGtttattttctgttttGGCATATTCTTGGTTTGGTTGCGTTCctaatattcatttatacTGCTAAAACATCCGGTCGTGTAGTTACGGACGGCGGTATAAATAGAGGCTGGTGGGCAGCGTTTACTTCTAGTTCGCTGTTTGATAATCTAGGCTATTCGTTGAACAGCgattctttaaattcctTTCAAAAAGCCATATTTCCTCAGGTTCTTGGAACTATTCTGATATTTTTAGGGAATACTTTCTTTCCAATTATGCTCCGGTTTATAATTTGGATTATGATACGAACAACGAGATTTTCGCCTAATTTCCAGCAAGCTTTGTACTTTCTTTTCGAACACCCTCGACGAAGTTTTACTCTTCTGTTTCCTTCAAAAACTACTTGGgtgctttttttaaatttaactttattgaattttgcttcctttttcttttttatggTTTTAGACTTGGGTAATTCATATGTTGACAAAATTCCAGTTGGTTATCGAATTATGAATGCTATATTTCAAAACGCAGCTACACGTTCTGCTGGCTTTACGGTGGTTGATTTAAGCCAAATTGCTCCGGCAGTAATGGTGACCTACATGTTTATGATGTATATCTCTGCCTAT CCA ATCGCAATGAGTATTCGACA AACTAATGTTTACGAG GAACGTTCTCTTGGAATATATGCAGCAGACACCgaaaatgatgatgataataatattaataataataataatgataataatacgccgaaaaggaaaaattttttgatggaCCATATACAAAGGCAACTGAGTCACGATTTGTGGTATTTATTCCTAGGCTACTTCATAATTACTATAGTCGAAGGTCGTCGATTAGAGTCGGAAGCGGAACCG CAATTTACGCTTTTTGCTATTTTATTCGAGGTGATTTCAGGCTATGGCACTGTGGGCCTAAGCTTAG GGTACAAAAATGATCCTTCGCTTACGGCTCAGTTTCGGAAAATTAGCAAACTTGTTATGGTTGCACTACAG ATTCGTGGACGACATAGAG gACTTCCAAGTGCATTAGATAGAGCA GTGCTAATGCCTTCGGATAAAAACTTTGACCGGGAAGAAGAGGATTATATGAGACGTCAcgggaaaaaaaatactaataGAGCAGACCCGGTACCCAGTTCTTAA